In Schistocerca cancellata isolate TAMUIC-IGC-003103 chromosome 7, iqSchCanc2.1, whole genome shotgun sequence, a genomic segment contains:
- the LOC126092336 gene encoding uncharacterized protein LOC126092336, whose amino-acid sequence MSADAAATVPVWLDDDFIKQSLKNVSNFEDCSIVSASVKGATVGKENYLSDTFRMTVTFKHRIKCYTMTLSFFIKCLPDGKTVREVAQNMGAFEREISVFTKTLPVMTQLLQSADPKKYSQLAAVCFHSGSEPVDYLMLEDLRDSGYVMAKRSQGLDLAHSRAVVRKLAELHAASIGLFMKDRTCMDNYKTFAIFNGDAAPQMKNFFKNACLLLARELERAGGHHSAYASKLRAISETAFANISELTKWKKRRFQALIHADCWTNNMMFKYLGGSVNDVVLIDFQMAHFSSPSLDLQYFLHTSLKEEVYVSHVEDLLEEYYFHLIETLDDIGVTQEHHISYDDFRQDYEDHSWFSLYGAIAIQPLVRSDERKGFDIEAAINGCDTAVNSEAYANNSFLRCIKLMLPVFERKGLL is encoded by the coding sequence ATGTCTGCAGATGCTGCTGCCACAGTTCCTGTATGGCTGGATGACGACTTCATCAAGCAGTCACTGAAGAATGTCAGCAACTTTGAAGACTGCTCTATTGTCTCAGCGAGTGTCAAGGGTGCCACAGTTGGAAAGGAGAATTACTTGAGCGATACTTTCCGAATGACTGTGACATTTAAACACCGAATTAAGTGTTACACAATGACTCTATCATTCTTCATTAAATGTCTTCCAGATGGAAAAACAGTCCGTGAAGTTGCTCAGAACATGGGTGCTTTCGAAAGAGAAATTTCAGTTTTCACCAAGACGCTTCCAGTGATGACCCAGTTATTGCAAAGTGCCGACCCTAAGAAATACTCGCAGCTAGCAGCAGTATGTTTTCATTCTGGTAGTGAGCCAGTTGACTATTTGATGCTGGAAGACTTGAGAGATAGTGGGTATGTCATGGCTAAAAGAAGCCAGGGGCTAGACTTGGCACACTCTAGAGCTGTGGTCAGAAAATTAGCTGAGCTCCACGCAGCATCCATAGGTCTCTTCATGAAGGATCGTACATGTATGGATAATTACAAGACTTTTGCTATATTCAATGGTGACGCAGCACCACAGatgaaaaatttctttaaaaacgcATGTCTCTTGTTAGCTAGGGAGCTCGAGAGAGCAGGTGGCCACCACTCTGCATATGCTTCCAAACTTCGAGCTATTTCCGAAACAGCATTTGCAAATATTTCTGAGCTCACAAAGTGGAAGAAAAGAAGATTCCAAGCATTAATTCATGCAGACTGTTGGACTAACAATATGATGTTCAAATACTTGGGTGGCTCTGTTAACGATGTTGTTCTTATTGATTTCCAGATGGCACATTTCTCGTCACCGTCACTAGATCTACAATATTTCCTACATACTAGTCTCAAGGAAGAAGTCTATGTTTCCCATGTAGAGGATCTCTTGGAGGAGTACTACTTCCACTTGATTGAAACCTTGGATGATATTGGTGTCACACAAGAACATCATATATCCTACGACGATTTTCGGCAAGACTATGAAGATCATTCGTGGTTCTCTTTGTACGGAGCTATTGCAATACAGCCTCTTGTGCGCTCTGATGAAAGAAAGGGCTTTGACATCGAGGCAGCAATTAATGGATGTGACACTGCAGTAAACAGTGAGGCTTATGCTAATAATTCATTCTTGAGATGTATTAAACTAATGTTACCTGTGTTTGAAAGAAAGGGATTGCTGTAG